The sequence TGGAATCTGATCAGATTTGTAGGATTCTTGGGAGAGGTAAGTAAGTGCCATTAAACAGGGAAGCAGCACCTCTCCTATACTCTCTGGATGCTAGATGCTGTCAATgggtttgtagctagagtttcctgccttgcccacaaggacaaatttctgtcacccgccagtccacagccgctcagacccaaccaagtaaacacagagacttatattgcttacaaactgtatggctgtggcaggcttcttgctaattgttcttatagcttaaattaatccatttctataaatcgataccttgccatgtggctcgtggcttaccggcatcttcacatgctgtttgtcatggcggctggtagtgactccctttcccttcctgttcccttaattctcctgttagtcccgcctatacttcctgcctggccactggccaatcagtgttttatgtattgaccagagtaatttgacatacagaccattccacagcatggGTTACTTAATCCTGTCTTGGGATAGCATTTGGTCATGCTCTACATGTTCTAAGAGCAAAGATTCAAGTTTGTCTTTAATCTGCTAAGGCAGTCAGTTCCCTCTGTAGGTGATCAGTATCTACTATGTGTCTGTAAGTGCTTCTACTTGGCCACTTTATTAAGTTGCAGGATCTTTACTAAATATCTCCCCCTTCTCCCACAAATGCTCACATGATCTCCCTATGGTTTTGTTCTAATCTCTATAAGTGATGTTTATGCTTCAGCAGCTTTCCCAAAAGGAAAAGTCAAATATTCTGATTTATGTCAGTTTAAAGCCTCTGTGCCGATCTTCCCAAAGTGCTGAACCAAAATACAAACCACTTGGAAAATTGAAGAGAACCAGAACAATCCATCTAGACTCAGGTAAGAATGGTTTTGGTCTTCCCAGAATACGCCCTGTGACTGGTGTGGGCTGTAAGGAGGGCTGTGTTGTCACCCACCCTGGGATGTTTTTGATAGGGCTTTAGCAGATGCTGAAGAGACTTGGTTGCCTTTGGTTCTGAGCAGACCGAGCAGGGATGTTATACAAAGAATGCTTCTCCATTCATTCCTACCCTTCTTAtattgctattttgttttgtagTTAAGAACACAGATAAGCTCTGATTAGAAATGAGAACTTCAGATTCTGAGCAAAGTCTTGTTGGCTTATAGCACCCACACTTGGTGGTTACGACTTCAGATTTCCATCCCTTGGTGGAGTACCATAAGTGAATCCTTACTGGAGAAGGATGCTATTTATTGAACACTTACGTAGGGCAAGTCTTAGGCTCCATCTTCTACACATATTACAGTTAAACCTGTAAACAATCTTACAAGTGATGTCAACCTGACTTTACCAAAGAGAACACTGGAATTTAGACAATTTAACAATTTAGAAAATCCCCCAAAGTCTAGCAGGAAATGATAGggtcaggatttgaacccaggcctgtTTCGCATTTTAACCTCTCTATATTTCTACTCATTTAGAATCTAATTTTAGATtacttttgagattttatttttaatgtatatgaattTTGCtcccatgtatatctgtgcacgtGTACCTGGTGCCCTCAAAAGTCAGAAGGCATTggccttggaactagagttaaggaTGGTGTATTTTATAAGCAATATCTATTTCAGTCCATGCATGTCATTGGTTTTATTGAGTGGGTTTTAACATGTGATCAtgactttccttccttttcctttctctagcCCCTCCCATATTCCCCAAGTTGATAATCTCTTTTATtattacacatatacacatggacatatgtatatgcacaaacatacagaagtacaacttgtttttgttgtatgtatggtttcagggctgataATTTTGCATTGGATGACTAgtaagggggctcatccctggagaggctaattctcctcccagcagtcattagttgcttgTAATTCTGTCTAGGGTTGGAACTCAGGAAAATTTCCCCCTTCCACATTAACATGTCGATTCATATTGTCAATGTTCCCATCTTGTTTATAcagacatttctaggagagactttCTCAGCAGACTTCTATTTTGGCTcatttacagtctttctgtcccctcttccccaATATTATATTgtctgagccatagatgcagaaACTATGATGTAGATGTATTGGTTGGGGGGCTGTGCTCTTCATGGTCCGTTGATGTCTGCATTGtgttcagttgtggttttctgcgaTGGCCTCCATTTACTGTGAAGAGAGGCTTATTTGATGATGGGTTGGAGCTACACTTATCAAGAAAGGTGGCTCATGCACAAAGAAGGCTCAAGGGCAGAGGGTGTAGAACTAGACTTGTAGGTTTACTGATCATTTTTTACAAGTTTATTGACCAGGCCTTCATATCCCTTAGTTCTTAAAATGTTCCATGGATTGTCCACACACAGGAAATATTAAATCAGCATCCACATTAGttggttcacaactgcctctaactccagctccagtggcctTCTCAGGCACTTCATTCATGGGCACGTattcatacacagatacacacacatagatataattgaaaacaaaatcctttaagagaaaaaaaaaacaggtcaccCTGTGAGTCTAGTGGTCACTCAGATTTGAGATGTACTGACCTATATTCTCAACAGATAGCAGccttttaatttctctttgtaGACTGGCACCTGTGTTTTATACAATTCCAAGATTTAAAACAGGTAAATGCTACAGCTCCAACTTTCACTGAAGTGAagtattctttcccttgttccgTACATGCCTGTTTTGCTTGtttcagaggaggaagatgatcTCTTTGATGACCCTCTACCAACACTGTTAAGGCACAAAGTTCCATACCAGCTAACTCTTCACCCTGAGGTATTTTCAATGAAGGCACTGCCACAAGGCCAGTCTGAACTGAGACAGAGCCCTGGATGCTACACAGCAGACAATGTGCAGAATGTTTCTCTGGCCAACTTTGTAGACTGTGAAGAATCTAACAGTGACAGTGAAGAAGAGCTGGAAACCCTACCTTCACTGCAGGGAGGTCTGGGCCCTGTGACACTCCCCCAGCAACATGCTGATGCAGACACACCACAGTGGGAAGTATTCTTCAAAAGAAAAGATGACATCACAGATGATGAGTGTTTGGAAAACTTACCTTCCTCtatagagacagggggatctcagTCACCAAAGCTTTTCAGTGACTCACCAAAGCTTTTCAGTGACTCTGATGGAGAATCCACTCacatctcttcccagaattcatcTCAGTCAACACACATAACAGATCAAGGAAGTCAAGGCTGGGACAGCCAGTGTGATACTGTCTTGTTATCTTCCCAAGAGAGAAGTGGTGGGGATAGTCCATCTTTGAACAAGGGTGCCTACagaccaaaaagcagagagaatatttctgcctctcaaatggAACAGAATGCACTTTGTCCACAGGATACTTACTGTGATTTGAAAAGCAGAGATGAAGTAAATGGAGATCCTCACACTGGAGAACCAGACATTGTGAGTGGCAGGAAATCCCCACCTGAGAAAACATTACTAACTAGCACACATGCGGATTCGCAGAGCTCCTCCGATTTTGAAATCCCCTCAACTCCAGAGGCTGAGCTTCCTAAACCAGAGCATTTACAGTATTTATATGGAAAATTGGCAACAGGTCAGAGTATAGTTGTTGAAAAAAGGAAATGATCACTCTTAGACATTTAAGAATTAAAACCCTCATTCTAGCAAGAATGTGCAATCTTTTGTTGGTGCAACAGTGTCATACACAAATGTTCTGGGCAACATTCACAgctgtggatatatatatatggtttgcAGGTTAGACACACCTGTTAGAGCAACCACTAAAACTACACGAGGTGATACATCAGTATAACAACAGATCAAAGTGGAATACTAAAGAATACTCAAATGAcctaaaagagaaacagggtCAAAACCAGTGTTGCATGAGATGGTAGAGCTAAATCTGAACACATTAATAATCACATTAAGTCCAAATGATGTCAAGACATTCATAAAAAGAGAGCCTCGGGGAAAAACATAACTCAACTGTGTCCTGTTTACAGAAAATACAATTCAAGTGATAGGAAGTTGAAGTAAAAGGACAACGTAAATATGTTACGAAAGCCAGAGAGGCTATAGTAAGAGCAGATACTATCCTGGACAAAGTGTCTAACTCACCAAGATGGAATGGTAGAGtttttgcctagcatgtatgaagcccaaatgttcaatccccagtactgtcCTCCACAAGAGACCAgataatacacaaataaaaaattttttaacatGCTTCTCTTAGAGAAAGAGTATATAGAcagaaaatcagtaagacaaaaacGGACCACCACCAGGCAACTGGATCTGATAAACAAGAGTACTTTACTTCACAGCAGAATACATCTCTTCAAGTAAAAGCAGACCATTCCACCAAGATCCACTGTATGCTGAGTCATGACAAGCAGGCTAGAAGAGTAACGGTGGCTCTATTAAAGTAAATGGACAGCACGGGGAACCTCAAAAGATATTATATCACATAAAGacctgggcagggctggggagatggctcagaagtttagagcacttgctgatttttgtagaggacccaggcttgatttccaacacctacatggtggctcattactgtctgtaactccattccggGGGATCCAGGCACACGTGCGGTGCGTATACATACAGGCAGGCTaaacagacataaaacaaaaatcttaaaaaccacCAAGAGGCTAGGGAAGGCTGTGTTCTAACTACTTTAGAGGCTTAGACAGGAAGGACTTGAGTTGGAGGTCAAGactgggcaacttagcaagaacttgtttcaataaataaaaatttcgcCAATATAATGATAAATTGAAACTACAACAATTagaatataaaggaaaacacttagaATGGTTAACATATAAGCTCTGTCAATTGTCAAATTGCCTTAAAGTACAATGCTTTTGTATTGATGTGTATGGATTTAATAAAGCTTTATAAACATCTTCCTAAGCACTTTACTATGCTGACATTTTATATATCAAGGAAAAAGATGTAGACATACCacttaaaataagtttaaatggAGTCTCACAATGTGCAGATTAAACTGAATGTCACAGATCATCACTGTGCTACATGGCAATTAGATAAGGAATTACTAGACCCAACCTACTGGGTGATATGACTtagaatacatgtatatataactatgcatttgtatatatactaatttgtatatatttatttgtatataaatactcaagacttaatttttattttgtttttgaactgAGCCATAATCTCAGCCCAAGACTTGAGTTTTAATAGGATATTTCATGATCCAAGGCAAGCATTCAAAACATGCCTGCACATTGTTCTGAACATATTGCTAACATTTTATAACTGTAATGTTCACATTTTAGGTCTTAAGCCTGGCATGAACACTGGCTAAAGTGAGTTAGAGAGCTAAGAACAATAGAGTAGATTTAGATCAATCTACCTGATCAGCTTATGTTTTGAATACAGAATAAcaggaaatatttatatatggCCTTTATTCTGTGATAAAACCACTTTATAAAGCTTTAATCCGTGAAGCCACACTCTGAGGTAGGCATGAGACTAAGGCACACAGATTAGTTCACACAGCTAGCAAGCGGCCAAGCCAGGACTCAAACACAAGCCCGGCTTCTGGAGCCCATGCTTTTGAGCACTATGCTACATGATGAAACCTCATTACAAAcagcagagagacaggcaggatgAATTGTAGTGGCTATGTCATTCTTCAAAGGTTATAAATTATCGAAGGTTAAGGAGTTTCAAAATGCCAAGCAAGAACCCTGTCACATATGCaaaatgcatgtatatacattatCATAGTTAGCTTCAGCCGTGAACTTGACAAAACTAGGGACACCtaggaggagagaacctcaattgaggaactgtctccatcaaattggcctgtatCATGTCTGTCGAGGATTTTCTTAATCGATAAGTGATATAGGAGAGTCTATCCCACTGTGGGGAGTAGCATCCCTAGGCAGATatgcctgggctgtgtaagaaagctggctgagtgtga is a genomic window of Peromyscus maniculatus bairdii isolate BWxNUB_F1_BW_parent chromosome 5, HU_Pman_BW_mat_3.1, whole genome shotgun sequence containing:
- the Dclre1c gene encoding protein artemis isoform X3 — translated: MELLHSGGRVKDIQSVYLDTTFCDPRFYQIPSREECLRGILELVRSWITRSPHHVVWLNCKAAYGYEYLFTNLSEELGVQVHVDKMDMFRNMPNILHHLTTDRNTQIHACRHPKAEEYFQWNKLPCGITSQNKTVLHTISIKPSTMWFGERTRKTNVIVRTGESSYRACFSFHSSYSEIKDFLSYICPANAYPNVIPVGLTVDKVMDVLKPLCRSSQSAEPKYKPLGKLKRTRTIHLDSEEEDDLFDDPLPTLLRHKVPYQLTLHPEVFSMKALPQGQSELRQSPGCYTADNVQNVSLANFVDCEESNSDSEEELETLPSLQGGLGPVTLPQQHADADTPQWEVFFKRKDDITDDECLENLPSSIETGGSQSPKLFSDSPKLFSDSDGESTHISSQNSSQSTHITDQGSQGWDSQCDTVLLSSQERSGGDSPSLNKGAYRPKSRENISASQMEQNALCPQDTYCDLKSRDEVNGDPHTGEPDIVSGRKSPPEKTLLTSTHADSQSSSDFEIPSTPEAELPKPEHLQYLYGKLATGQSIVVEKRK
- the Dclre1c gene encoding protein artemis isoform X2 yields the protein MSSFQGQMAEYPTISIDRFDRENLKARAYFLSHCHKDHMKGLRAPSLKRRLECSLKVFLYCSPVTKELLLTSPKYRFWEKRVRAIEIETPTQIALVDEASGEKEEVVVTLLPAGHCPGSVMFLFQGRNGTVLYTGDFRLAKGEASRMELLHSGGRVKDIQSVYLDTTFCDPRFYQIPSREECLRGILELVRSWITRSPHHVVWLNCKAAYGYEYLFTNLSEELGVQVHVDKMDMFRNMPNILHHLTTDRNTQIHACRHPKAEEYFQWNKLPCGITSQNKTVLHTISIKPSTMWFGERTRKTNVIVRTGESSYRACFSFHSSYSELSQKEKSNILIYVSLKPLCRSSQSAEPKYKPLGKLKRTRTIHLDSEEEDDLFDDPLPTLLRHKVPYQLTLHPEVFSMKALPQGQSELRQSPGCYTADNVQNVSLANFVDCEESNSDSEEELETLPSLQGGLGPVTLPQQHADADTPQWEVFFKRKDDITDDECLENLPSSIETGGSQSPKLFSDSPKLFSDSDGESTHISSQNSSQSTHITDQGSQGWDSQCDTVLLSSQERSGGDSPSLNKGAYRPKSRENISASQMEQNALCPQDTYCDLKSRDEVNGDPHTGEPDIVSGRKSPPEKTLLTSTHADSQSSSDFEIPSTPEAELPKPEHLQYLYGKLATGQSIVVEKRK